From the Priestia aryabhattai genome, one window contains:
- a CDS encoding multifunctional 2',3'-cyclic-nucleotide 2'-phosphodiesterase/3'-nucleotidase/5'-nucleotidase, translated as MKKNKSSKTKKILSTSLALSLLSMPLLTTQAGAEERHSGQSSQQSEHQGHNKKDALVNIRLMETTDVHTNLLNYDYFKDASYEKVGLAKTATLIKNARKEVKNSLLVDNGDLIQGTPLGTYKAKIDPLKKGEVHPVFKAMNQLDYDIATLGNHEFNYGLDFLKEAYNDANFPYINANVYVDDHDNNSKNDKNKFTPYKIMNKKVVDENGKKRTIKVGFIGFVPPQINDWDKANLDGKVITKGIVETANKYIPEMKKKGADVVVAMAHSGFSGNKQNTEDVIYSLSEVKGIDAITFSHTHKVFPAKTEAALDGLFLGADKKPLPGVDNAKGTINGVPAVQAGYGGGSLGLIDLTLKEEKGKWKVVSSQSSTRETYKDVKDASGKTVTQSTVEPDKGVVKAVQKDHDATVKYVNTPIGKTTDDIHSYFSLVQDDPSIQVVTNAQKDYVEKYVSQNKPEYKDLPILSVGAPFKAGRNGVDEYTEIKKGDLTIRSAGDLYLYDNTLKAVKVKGSVVKDWIDMSAGKFNQITPNKTEEQELLNPSFPVYNFDVIDGVQYQIDVTKPAKYDVNGNVIHGGSSRVINLTYNGKPVDPNQEFIVVTNNYRAGGGGNFPGLKGSELVVDSADENRQILMDYITEQKEITPTADDNWSIAPINGTANVMFTSSPRGESYLAEGSNITYTNKTDDKGFGIYKINLNGESKDNTKIQLLGMNDLHGQLDTDTKITSNGQTLLAGNMKYTAAAIRKQEAENPNTLLVHAGDMIGGSPLVSALFQDEPTVEVMESLGFDVGTLGNHEFDEGIAELHRMIEGGDHPKGTKGYDGMNFPVVAANAYDTSTGKLITEPYAIKEVGGKKIGFIGVVTQETPSMIVRKGNENLKITDETEAIDKYTAELKKQGIKAIVVLAHNPSNQNGTPTEFDAADIAKKVDDEVDVIFSAHNHVLNNKVVDNKLIVQAYSYGSAFSDVDVEIDNTGDIVKKDAKIVTVYQKDYTPDPEVSKIMQKYEDLAAPIKAEVVGKSSTALAKGYPSSGAIGDIALGNLIADGMKAEMNADFALMNGGGVRSQLDAGEVTYGDLFAIQPFGNVLNKVKLSGADLETVLNNQITSSGLDFHIAGFNYKWDGSTNKVVDITLPDGSKIDKEKEYTVVVNNYMYGNEKYGIGALSSDMEVGPEDLQATVDYIKTLNSPFEYKAEGRIQNVAAAKTAEQQEPTLKIAQ; from the coding sequence ATGAAAAAGAACAAAAGTAGCAAAACGAAAAAAATCCTATCCACATCACTGGCACTTTCTCTATTATCTATGCCTCTTTTAACTACACAGGCAGGAGCGGAAGAACGTCACTCTGGACAAAGCTCGCAGCAAAGCGAGCACCAAGGCCACAATAAAAAAGATGCGCTTGTGAACATACGCCTGATGGAAACAACCGATGTTCATACGAATCTATTAAACTATGATTATTTCAAAGACGCCTCTTATGAAAAAGTGGGTTTAGCTAAAACCGCTACCTTAATCAAAAATGCTCGAAAAGAAGTGAAAAACAGCTTATTAGTAGATAACGGAGACCTCATTCAAGGAACGCCTCTAGGCACGTATAAAGCCAAGATTGATCCACTGAAAAAAGGCGAAGTTCATCCTGTATTCAAAGCGATGAATCAGCTGGATTATGATATTGCAACGCTTGGAAATCATGAGTTCAACTATGGATTAGACTTCTTAAAAGAAGCTTACAACGATGCGAACTTCCCTTACATAAATGCCAATGTCTACGTTGACGATCATGACAACAATTCAAAAAACGACAAAAACAAATTTACGCCTTATAAAATTATGAATAAAAAAGTCGTCGATGAAAATGGTAAGAAACGAACGATTAAAGTTGGTTTCATTGGCTTTGTGCCTCCTCAAATCAATGACTGGGATAAAGCAAACCTTGATGGAAAAGTCATTACAAAAGGTATTGTTGAAACAGCCAATAAATACATTCCAGAAATGAAGAAAAAAGGTGCGGACGTAGTTGTCGCGATGGCTCACTCTGGATTTAGCGGCAACAAACAAAATACAGAAGATGTGATTTACTCATTAAGTGAAGTAAAAGGCATTGATGCTATTACGTTTTCACATACGCATAAAGTTTTTCCTGCTAAAACGGAAGCTGCGCTAGACGGTTTGTTCCTTGGAGCAGATAAAAAACCTCTTCCTGGCGTTGATAATGCAAAAGGAACGATAAACGGCGTTCCGGCTGTCCAAGCAGGTTATGGCGGAGGGTCACTTGGTTTAATTGACTTAACGTTAAAAGAAGAAAAAGGAAAATGGAAAGTAGTAAGCTCTCAATCGTCCACGCGTGAAACGTATAAAGACGTAAAAGACGCGTCAGGAAAAACGGTTACGCAAAGTACGGTAGAACCGGATAAAGGCGTTGTTAAAGCGGTTCAAAAAGATCATGATGCAACGGTAAAATATGTGAATACACCAATTGGTAAAACGACGGATGATATCCACAGCTATTTTTCTCTTGTGCAAGATGATCCATCCATTCAAGTTGTGACAAACGCACAAAAAGACTACGTGGAAAAATATGTTTCTCAAAACAAGCCGGAATACAAAGACCTTCCAATTTTATCAGTCGGAGCACCTTTTAAAGCAGGAAGAAACGGCGTAGATGAATATACGGAAATTAAAAAAGGTGACTTAACGATTCGAAGCGCAGGTGACCTGTATCTATATGACAACACATTAAAAGCGGTCAAAGTAAAAGGTTCTGTTGTAAAAGACTGGATTGATATGTCTGCCGGTAAATTTAATCAAATTACACCGAATAAAACAGAAGAGCAGGAATTATTAAATCCAAGCTTCCCTGTTTACAATTTTGACGTAATAGATGGTGTTCAATACCAAATTGATGTAACAAAACCAGCAAAATACGACGTGAATGGAAACGTGATTCACGGAGGTTCAAGCCGCGTCATCAACTTAACGTATAATGGTAAACCGGTTGATCCCAACCAAGAATTTATTGTTGTGACAAATAATTACCGAGCTGGCGGAGGCGGAAACTTTCCTGGTCTCAAAGGAAGCGAGCTTGTAGTGGATTCAGCGGATGAAAACCGTCAAATTCTAATGGACTACATCACAGAGCAAAAAGAAATCACGCCGACAGCTGATGATAACTGGTCAATTGCACCGATTAACGGAACAGCTAACGTGATGTTCACAAGCTCACCGCGCGGAGAAAGCTATTTAGCTGAAGGAAGCAACATTACGTATACAAATAAAACGGACGACAAAGGATTTGGCATTTACAAAATTAATTTAAACGGGGAATCAAAAGATAATACAAAAATTCAGCTGTTAGGCATGAACGACCTGCACGGTCAGCTGGATACAGATACAAAAATTACATCAAATGGCCAAACGCTGTTAGCTGGAAATATGAAATATACAGCAGCGGCTATTCGTAAACAAGAAGCTGAAAATCCGAATACGCTTTTAGTTCATGCAGGAGATATGATTGGCGGAAGCCCATTAGTTTCAGCGCTGTTTCAAGATGAACCAACGGTTGAAGTTATGGAATCACTTGGATTTGATGTAGGTACGCTTGGAAATCATGAGTTTGATGAAGGCATTGCTGAGCTTCACCGTATGATTGAAGGCGGAGACCATCCAAAAGGAACAAAAGGATACGACGGCATGAATTTCCCGGTCGTAGCGGCAAACGCGTATGATACCTCAACTGGAAAGTTAATTACGGAGCCTTACGCGATAAAAGAAGTAGGCGGCAAGAAAATTGGCTTCATCGGAGTTGTGACACAAGAAACGCCAAGCATGATTGTTCGTAAAGGAAATGAAAACTTAAAAATTACAGACGAAACAGAAGCGATTGATAAATACACGGCCGAGTTGAAAAAGCAAGGTATCAAAGCAATTGTGGTACTAGCTCATAATCCTTCGAATCAAAATGGAACGCCTACTGAATTTGATGCAGCGGACATAGCTAAAAAAGTTGATGATGAAGTTGACGTTATCTTTTCAGCTCACAATCACGTATTAAATAACAAAGTAGTAGATAATAAACTAATTGTTCAAGCTTATTCATACGGTTCAGCGTTTTCTGACGTAGACGTTGAAATTGATAATACGGGTGACATCGTGAAAAAAGATGCAAAAATCGTGACCGTTTACCAAAAAGACTATACGCCAGACCCTGAAGTTTCAAAGATTATGCAAAAGTATGAAGACTTAGCAGCGCCTATTAAAGCAGAAGTTGTTGGGAAGTCATCTACCGCTCTAGCAAAAGGCTATCCGTCTAGCGGAGCAATAGGCGATATCGCGCTTGGAAACTTAATTGCTGACGGTATGAAAGCGGAAATGAACGCCGACTTTGCTTTAATGAATGGCGGAGGCGTTCGTTCACAGCTTGATGCCGGGGAAGTGACATACGGTGATTTGTTTGCGATTCAGCCGTTTGGCAACGTCTTAAATAAAGTAAAGCTAAGCGGAGCGGATTTAGAAACGGTGTTAAACAATCAAATCACATCATCGGGGCTAGATTTCCATATTGCAGGCTTTAACTATAAGTGGGATGGAAGCACCAATAAAGTAGTCGATATCACGCTTCCAGACGGAAGTAAAATTGACAAAGAAAAAGAATACACGGTAGTAGTCAATAACTATATGTACGGAAATGAAAAATACGGTATTGGCGCACTTTCTTCAGATATGGAAGTGGGACCAGAAGATTTACAAGCAACGGTAGACTATATTAAAACACTTAACAGTCCGTTTGAATACAAAGCAGAAGGACGTATTCAAAACGTGGCAGCTGCTAAAACAGCTGAACAGCAAGAACCTACTTTAAAAATAGCTCAATAA
- a CDS encoding TerD family protein: protein MAINLSKGQKVDLTKTNPGLTNVVVGLGWDVNKYDGGNDFDLDSSIFLLNGAGKCSSESDFIFYNNTTGANGAVEHTGDNRTGVGEGDDEQVQVDLKNVPQSIERIAFTITIHEAEARGQNFGQVSNAYVRILNATNDEELIRYDLGEDFSIETAVVVGELYRHGGEWKFNAIGSGYQGGLAALVNDFGLNA from the coding sequence ATGGCTATTAATCTTTCAAAAGGACAAAAAGTAGATTTAACAAAAACAAATCCAGGATTAACAAACGTAGTGGTAGGTCTTGGATGGGATGTTAACAAGTATGACGGTGGAAACGATTTTGATTTAGATTCATCTATCTTTTTATTAAACGGAGCAGGAAAATGTTCTTCAGAATCTGATTTTATTTTTTACAATAATACGACCGGTGCAAACGGAGCAGTTGAACATACCGGAGATAACCGTACAGGCGTAGGTGAAGGAGACGATGAGCAGGTTCAAGTAGATTTGAAAAATGTGCCTCAATCTATTGAACGTATTGCGTTTACCATTACGATTCATGAAGCGGAAGCACGCGGTCAAAACTTTGGCCAAGTAAGCAACGCCTACGTTCGTATTTTAAATGCAACAAATGACGAAGAGTTAATTCGTTATGATTTAGGTGAAGATTTCTCTATCGAAACGGCGGTCGTGGTAGGAGAGCTGTACCGACACGGTGGAGAATGGAAGTTCAATGCTATTGGCAGCGGCTATCAAGGCGGTTTAGCGGCACTTGTGAACGACTTTGGTTTAAATGCCTAA
- a CDS encoding TerD family protein, which produces MAINLQKGQKIDLTKGREGLSSITVGLGWDPVKKRSFFGFGGNGANIDCDASVLMLDSNDKLASNTAVVYFGNRQSSCGSVRHSGDNLTGAGEGDDEQIFVDLKKVPGNVHKLVFVVNIYQCVERNQDFGMIKNAFIRVVDSTKNEELVYFNLSEDHSGATALFAGEIYRYGKEWKFSATGDGTRDTGLGEIANKYTK; this is translated from the coding sequence GTGGCTATTAATCTACAAAAAGGTCAAAAAATTGATTTAACAAAAGGAAGAGAAGGCCTATCTTCTATTACTGTTGGGTTAGGATGGGATCCTGTAAAAAAACGCAGCTTTTTTGGTTTCGGAGGAAACGGAGCGAATATTGACTGTGATGCATCTGTCCTTATGCTGGATTCAAACGATAAACTTGCGAGTAACACAGCCGTTGTGTATTTCGGAAATCGTCAGAGCAGCTGCGGGAGTGTGAGGCATTCAGGCGATAATCTTACTGGAGCAGGTGAAGGGGACGATGAACAAATTTTTGTTGATTTAAAAAAGGTTCCTGGAAATGTACATAAACTTGTGTTTGTGGTTAACATCTATCAGTGTGTTGAGCGAAACCAAGATTTTGGTATGATTAAAAACGCGTTTATTCGCGTTGTAGACAGTACTAAAAACGAAGAGCTTGTCTACTTTAATTTATCTGAAGACCATTCAGGAGCAACAGCTTTATTTGCAGGTGAAATTTACCGGTATGGAAAAGAATGGAAGTTTTCAGCAACTGGCGATGGCACAAGAGATACCGGATTAGGTGAAATTGCAAATAAATATACAAAATAA
- a CDS encoding TerD family protein translates to MSISLSKGQRIDLTKTNPGLKKVIVGLGWDTNKYAGSQDFDLDAGAFLANKSSQVVNDEEFVFYNNLKSPNGAVEHTGDNRTGAGDGDDEQIAVDFSLLPDHVEKIEISVTIHDADARGQNFGQVSNAFVRLIDAETNEEVLRYDLGEDFSIETAIVVCELYKHGNDWKFNAIGSGFSGGLADLCRNYGLSV, encoded by the coding sequence ATGTCAATTTCTTTATCAAAAGGTCAGCGTATTGACCTAACCAAAACCAATCCAGGATTAAAGAAAGTAATAGTAGGTCTTGGGTGGGATACAAATAAATATGCCGGCTCTCAAGATTTCGATCTAGATGCAGGTGCATTTTTAGCTAATAAATCAAGCCAAGTTGTAAATGACGAGGAGTTTGTTTTTTACAACAATTTAAAAAGTCCAAATGGAGCTGTGGAGCATACCGGTGACAATCGTACAGGTGCGGGAGATGGAGACGACGAGCAAATAGCCGTTGATTTTTCTCTTCTTCCTGACCACGTTGAAAAAATCGAAATTAGCGTCACGATTCACGACGCAGATGCTCGCGGACAAAACTTCGGACAAGTATCCAATGCGTTTGTTCGTCTGATTGACGCTGAAACAAATGAAGAAGTGCTTCGTTATGATTTAGGCGAAGATTTTTCGATTGAAACAGCTATCGTTGTATGTGAGCTATATAAACACGGAAACGATTGGAAATTTAACGCCATTGGCAGCGGATTTTCAGGTGGATTGGCGGACCTTTGCCGCAACTACGGATTATCCGTATAA
- a CDS encoding YceG family protein, whose product MNKLINPYMINLNEQGGTALFSKDISLRGDFIQNEEQISYKQVAGRYLGTHLDTDDYAAFLYELAHSSSSIIVLHDKLDKSISNDRLKEVQTILKINQEERGLSVNRLFAFLEGKKLIVKSENPAIHRRVREKFIETLTCFKEQHAEGFMDGHFQRVLIDLIKWQWNHVKPWLLDKAFPEHAPRIMWYGDANKSEQYFLYYLILLGFDVLTFHPEGKDNLKEVDENQNLTTVHAFPSISSLLPFPTDKPVRKGTVAFRASQEIEQVLHSEQSMLYKPWQFRSYFPTSVTLKTTYDEIFLLMRERAFIRPNFEVSKPYVHVPVLFSKVLGISKNRKEYWSKVHELMHTENELALTIGSVPFAKKIEGNNHFHYQGALRSDGTLSPDKMIASNWWRYKELPIGLQQGLAAAISRYCTHSKLLRLDHEDAYQHQMYLFNQSLKLPNNVLRMLQKFDYTQHVPRLIIYHGNEHEAFTREDAALLLLLNEFGVDIVLFNPTGQIDIEAFVEEKYFDMHWLEDISFNEEFKEPSLIQKWLKRIF is encoded by the coding sequence GTGAATAAATTAATCAATCCTTATATGATTAATCTCAATGAGCAGGGTGGAACTGCACTTTTTTCTAAAGATATTTCTCTGCGAGGTGACTTTATACAGAATGAGGAACAAATTTCCTATAAACAAGTGGCGGGCAGATATTTAGGCACTCATCTTGATACCGACGATTACGCAGCTTTTCTTTATGAACTTGCACATTCATCATCATCCATCATTGTCCTGCACGATAAGCTTGATAAGTCCATTTCTAATGATAGATTAAAAGAAGTTCAAACGATCCTTAAAATTAATCAAGAAGAACGCGGCCTTTCTGTAAATCGACTGTTTGCTTTTTTAGAAGGAAAAAAGCTGATAGTGAAATCAGAAAATCCCGCTATACATAGACGAGTACGTGAAAAATTTATTGAAACGTTAACGTGTTTTAAAGAACAGCACGCAGAGGGCTTTATGGATGGGCATTTTCAACGAGTATTAATCGATTTAATAAAGTGGCAGTGGAATCATGTAAAACCTTGGCTGCTGGATAAAGCATTTCCAGAACACGCGCCTCGCATCATGTGGTACGGAGATGCGAATAAAAGCGAGCAGTATTTTCTCTATTATTTGATTTTACTAGGTTTTGACGTCCTGACCTTTCATCCAGAAGGAAAAGATAATTTAAAAGAAGTGGATGAAAATCAAAATCTAACAACTGTTCATGCGTTTCCTTCTATTAGCTCGCTTTTGCCTTTTCCAACAGATAAACCGGTTCGAAAAGGAACGGTAGCATTTAGAGCTTCTCAAGAAATTGAGCAAGTGCTTCATTCAGAGCAGTCCATGCTGTATAAACCGTGGCAATTTCGTTCTTATTTTCCCACTTCAGTTACTCTTAAAACGACGTATGATGAGATTTTTTTATTAATGAGAGAACGGGCGTTTATTCGTCCTAACTTTGAAGTGTCAAAGCCATATGTACACGTGCCTGTTTTGTTTTCAAAAGTACTTGGCATTTCTAAAAACCGAAAAGAGTACTGGAGTAAAGTGCACGAGCTCATGCATACAGAAAATGAGTTAGCCTTGACTATTGGTTCTGTTCCTTTTGCCAAAAAAATAGAAGGGAATAACCACTTTCATTATCAAGGAGCTCTCAGAAGTGATGGTACGCTCAGTCCTGATAAAATGATTGCAAGCAACTGGTGGCGCTATAAAGAGCTGCCTATCGGGCTTCAGCAAGGACTAGCTGCAGCCATTTCTAGGTATTGTACACATTCAAAACTCCTTCGGTTGGATCATGAAGATGCGTATCAGCATCAAATGTACTTGTTTAATCAGTCTTTGAAGCTTCCAAACAATGTGCTTCGCATGCTTCAAAAATTTGATTATACGCAGCACGTCCCCCGGTTGATTATTTATCATGGAAATGAACATGAAGCGTTTACGCGTGAAGATGCAGCTTTACTGCTTCTATTAAATGAATTTGGCGTTGATATTGTCCTTTTTAATCCGACCGGTCAAATAGATATAGAAGCGTTCGTCGAAGAAAAATATTTCGATATGCACTGGCTAGAAGATATTAGCTTTAATGAAGAATTCAAAGAGCCGTCGCTCATTCAAAAATGGTTAAAACGAATCTTTTAA
- a CDS encoding toxic anion resistance protein: MATNELQPLDLNEAEEVLETKPNEVKAKLREEPEVRRLAEQIDYKNQLALLEYGKETANEISSFSGKVLSTIKSSSMEESSQLLKQLGKIMDKFDAKDFVEDKGFFSKLFKRGQKIVDKLFQKYETMGSEIDKVYVEITKYETEMKHSTITLEQLYEQNYQHYMELEKYIVAGEVKVEELKQELKVLEERASSGNQLAAMELQTLKNAVELMEQRLYDLEMAKQVSYQSAPQIRMLQRGNTKLIGKINSAFITTIPIFKNGLINAIAAKRQNLVAESMNELDKRTNELLVRNAENISQQSVKIAKMSGAPSVKVETMEQTWNIIMKGMQETKTIEEENKRLREEGLVRLEQFQENFKALEHKM; the protein is encoded by the coding sequence ATGGCAACAAATGAATTACAGCCTTTAGATTTAAACGAAGCCGAAGAAGTTTTAGAAACAAAACCTAATGAAGTAAAAGCAAAACTGCGAGAAGAGCCGGAAGTACGTCGCTTAGCAGAACAAATTGATTATAAAAATCAGCTAGCTCTACTTGAGTATGGGAAAGAAACAGCAAATGAAATTTCCTCGTTTTCCGGAAAAGTGCTTAGTACAATTAAATCGTCTAGCATGGAAGAATCAAGTCAATTATTAAAGCAGCTTGGAAAGATTATGGATAAATTTGACGCGAAGGATTTTGTCGAAGATAAAGGGTTTTTCTCTAAGCTTTTTAAACGTGGTCAAAAAATAGTGGATAAGCTGTTTCAAAAATATGAGACGATGGGCTCTGAAATTGATAAAGTATATGTTGAAATTACAAAATATGAAACCGAAATGAAGCACTCAACCATAACGCTTGAACAGCTTTACGAGCAAAACTATCAGCATTATATGGAGCTTGAAAAATACATTGTAGCGGGCGAAGTGAAAGTAGAAGAGTTAAAACAAGAGCTAAAGGTACTTGAAGAAAGAGCGTCGAGTGGAAATCAGCTAGCGGCAATGGAGCTTCAGACCTTAAAAAATGCGGTCGAGTTGATGGAGCAGCGATTATATGATTTAGAAATGGCAAAACAAGTATCTTATCAATCCGCTCCTCAAATCCGTATGTTGCAGCGAGGAAATACAAAGCTGATCGGCAAAATTAATTCGGCGTTTATTACAACGATTCCTATTTTTAAAAATGGGCTTATTAATGCAATTGCAGCGAAACGTCAAAATTTAGTAGCCGAGTCAATGAACGAACTAGATAAACGAACGAATGAGCTACTGGTTCGAAATGCAGAAAATATTTCACAGCAAAGCGTTAAAATTGCCAAAATGTCAGGTGCACCTAGCGTAAAAGTAGAAACGATGGAACAAACATGGAATATTATTATGAAAGGAATGCAAGAAACAAAAACGATCGAAGAAGAAAACAAACGTCTGCGTGAAGAAGGACTTGTTCGCTTAGAGCAATTTCAAGAAAACTTCAAGGCGCTTGAACATAAGATGTAA